In Fundulus heteroclitus isolate FHET01 chromosome 18, MU-UCD_Fhet_4.1, whole genome shotgun sequence, a single genomic region encodes these proteins:
- the numa1 gene encoding nuclear mitotic apparatus protein 1 isoform X1 has product MTNLGVKALLSWVNSIKLSNRVERIDDLQDGAVLVELISVLKKEPVPSLSSSSEDWFGLIEEFLARECRFNPTKGTPISWDSIRRGNNLTVEIAKVLVLLVYYDMMNERCTLNTLDCEAEHELAKLTLSFVMESEGCVYLNKRLEPYLAKKYLSVSREVFDQTATTSTSSVSSPSTHSDDDSPVFLRTQKVSFVDLETVASSSVSKSPLVEVMNTPKFQMRKMQRQILKEREYRDGLEKELANTLTLMAQKESHISQLQYRLDKLKTAQGDQEETITEQIRELEAKNDSLQMRLNELLKENKDLKNTSVDMERKVDELTGENGELTFQMRAVCSKLAIFEAENGQLTQAQASAEEEWRNKTSHLQSELNQATTQKELLSEQIQILHGKISCLEEELRKATKEEFGENMGPVMEREMLETEIESLRDELQSTICSLKQAEEQIQTLTHKLAECEEEIAQYKELLKQQKSQTEEVIQAKDELLDKMRRDLEEQRRVLEQEICDLKLQREQIEHLKTEEVTRLQQHITACEQELITLKDIKKENDDLLHQADVKVKDLEMKLVAATALLADKDQHISKLQEEVDLFAEQRKSSKDEIQAKQDALDRLLEEKLHEEELLNNKIQTLTVSMEDLNASLKRAEQETQLKQDLLAKTQQETAQERNILQQQILSCQEDVQRLQGEILERNEQLVLVNNANTQHSESLQQEISSLKVQIESLNDALRKAEEQVLTQQGLLTKLQEESRHRAELLQQQLSASEEEVKALKESIQAKEDQMLLMKTESSEESNRLHQEVTDLKTRVECLNSSLKTAEENFQSKENQFAEQHQQSIHQIETLQRQVVASQDEIKKLEAEIDAREEQMVQLKTETSTKSVLLQQEIQALNEQIKSISASLETAENQIKAREELLTKQEQESAQQIEELRNHRTVLEDDLNQLKQDIKSKEDEVQTLKADHCKESGTLKDEMHTLKNQVQCLSDSLKSATDQMLAKENLLAQKEMEISQEKDSLQNMRAAFEEETTRLREEIQAKEEQMSFLKHQSSEQTDLFHNEIKDLKSQVECLSTSLRAAEEKLQFKENQFVEQQQQSIQQMEAVRMQMAASEDEVKKLKAEIDAKEEQLVQLKTETSGTSGLLQQEIDALNEQIKSISASLETAENHVRAREELLAKQEQESAQQIEELRNHRTVLDHEVNQLKQDIKSKEDEVQTLKADHGKESEALNGEMQALKNQIQCLNETLKSATDKVLAKENLLAQKEMEISQQRDSLQNLVASSGEEKQRLREEVQARDEQLILWKSQSSEQTEVLHQEINELKSQVEGLSSSLRTAKENLQSKENQLAEEQQQSTQHKEALQRQMAASEDEVKKLKAEIDAKEEQMVQLKTETSTKSGLLQQEIEALNEQIKSISASLETAENQIKVREELLAKQEQESAQQIEELRKHRTVLDHEVNQLKQDIKSKEDEVQTLKADHCKESETLKDEMQTLKNQVQCLSDSLKSATDQVLAKENLLAQKEMEISQEKDSLQNMRAAFEEETTRLREEIQAKEEQLISLKEEGSIQSERLEQEIKGLQTQLGDMAKSVETAEENLQTQMEVLNKQQQDSAGQKELLQERLSASQEETRKMRSEIQSKEEQMELLKTENAEQVNLLRQEIQSLNKQVETLRSSMRSAEEEVCSREDLLAKQRQENAEQSLELQSLQENVHQLKKQLEQLHSHEEEIERLRESQAEKGNELLEAENKLQVLQTELSEAKMLIADRDQHLNTLRQELELQVNLLHKAKGEAEAREEVMAEIKEENSRQKVVLQNEIKGLKGELETISQKLCAKEQTLIETQQESEKQVSNLQQQLLLVKADLNHQKEALIASLGTKDAMQDLQLTTLKEKEALFQEKEALMSKLVQAEVDQKALENQIKAIILEKDGLAQANQAMERESNASRKLEAVLQKEVQILKMEKEQLLKQREKMEDFELVKRELEQQLAAKTEAVDHYKAQVERAVSHYNSKKQLLQKSEEENLELKQALELKDNEFKAILTEHKVLQLDLEKIQTNEKRLKAQVASLEAQVVYADQVLRAQNKIHGNGGGVTDSAYPEGPRTHSHVGATVQVKRSMSSDSLDQSSLDDSLNSTRKLSAPGESSTPLVRSSERLAAKRRGLQAESLETLYFTPINTRRTKRSSDESDVELNSTHKNPTSSIKRRRTTQVINITMSKKTPGHGEADETFYSLHSARSQPNLNGAHFAQPMSMEVFNTPAGKASAASDQLIGLPGYRRSTVHTHTASTFCVGAENEPDGGPEDWLRIAELQARNKACLPHLKSSYPVESETGQGSALTFTDEELRTGDPSDTIRRASMMPGQLQDSLVSHRHSLMAAQTGVATRSHRLSLMPGQLPARPALSSQLKSPKGSKHSSSSLSVHQTSVEKKTRASCFPRPLTPKNKNVSSGPSSTYLQPALSPAGRRESMMFTIENTPKSNNYLKKGLNKLRNSTRKSPGKALKKSPSQKNARKGQENSPSVNSRATVGRAAKAGSFKSPQVVANGQRGSKTTSRSAKSPGLTASARKEQVLLKENIV; this is encoded by the exons ATGACAAACTTGGGTGTTAAGGCACTCCTCAGCTGG gTCAATAGTATCAAGCTGTCAAACAGAGTGGAACGGATTGATGATTTACAGGATGGGGCGGTCCTGGTGGAACTGATTTCTGTGCT gaaaaaggaacCAGTCCCCAGTTTAAGTAGTTCTTCTGAGGATTGGTTTGGTCTCATTGAAGAGTTCCTTGCAA GGGAGTGCAGGTTTAACCCAACTAAGGGCACCCCTATTTCCTGGGACAGCATTCGGAGGGGAAACAACCTAACAGTGGAAATTGCAAAG GTGCTTGTGCTGCTTGTTTATTATGACATGATGAATGAGCGTTGCACTCTCAACACACTGGATTGTGAAGCAGAG CACGAGCTTGCCAAGCTGACCCTTTCTTTTGTGATGGAGAGTGAGGGCTGTGTTTATCTGAACAAAAGACTTGAGCCATACTTGGCAAAGAAAT ATTTGTCAGTGTCCCGAGAAGTCTTTGACCAGACAGCAACCACCTCCACCTCCAGTGTGTCCTCCCCCTCCACTCACTCAGATGATGATTCTCCAGTCTTCCTGCGCACACAAAAAGTCTCTTTTGTTGATCTGGAAACAGTGGCTTCCTCCTCTGTCAG CAAGTCTCCTTTGGTGGAGGTTATGAATACGCCTAAATTTCAGATGAGAAAAATGCAAAGGCAGATTTTGAAGGAGAGAGAATACAGAGATGGTTTGGAAAAAGAGCTAGCCAACACGCTCACACTCATGGCCCAGAAAG aatcACATATCAGTCAATTGCAGTACCGCCTAGATAAGCTGAAAACTGCGCAAGGCGATCAGGAGGAGACCATCACCGAACAAATCCGTGAGCTTGAGGCCAAAAACGACTC GTTGCAAATGCGCCTGAATGAGCTgctaaaggaaaataaagatttgaAGAATACCTCAGTGGACATGGAGCGGAAAGTGGATGAACTTACAGGAGAAAATGGGGAACTCACCTTTCAG ATGAGAGCAGTGTGTTCCAAGCTGGCGATCTTTGAAGCAGAAAATGGCCAATTGACACAAGCTCAAGCATCTGCTGAGGAGGAGTGGAGGAACAAAACGAGCCATTTGCAGTCTGAACTCAACCAAGCAACCACGCAAAAG GAACTCCTGTCTGAACAAATTCAGATCCTCCATGGAAAGATTTCCTGCTTGGAGGAAGAATTAAGGAAAGCCACCAAAGAGGAATTCGGAGAAAACATGGGTCCTGTAATGGAG AGAGAAATGTTGGAGACTGAGATTGAAAGTCTGAGGGATGAGCTGCAGAGCACAATTTGCTCCCTGAAACAGGCAGAAGAGCAGATCCAAACCCTAACTCACAAGTTGGCCGAATGTGAGGAAGAAATAGCGCAATATAAAGAGTTACTTAAGCAGCAGAAATCCCAAACTGAAGAAGTGATTCAAGCCAAGGATGAACTTCTGGATAAGATGCGTAGAGATCTGGAGGAACAGAGGAGGGTTCTTGAACAAGAAATTTGTGATCTCAAACTTCAACGTGAGCAAATTGAGCACCTGAAGACTGAGGAGGTGACCAGACTACAGCAGCACATCACAGCTTGTGAACAGGAATTGATAACACTAAAAGACATCAAGAAAGAAAACGATGATCTTCTACATCAGGCAGATGTCAAGGTGAAGGACCTTGAGATGAAGCTTGTGGCTGCTACCGCTCTGTTAGCTGATAAAGACCAACACATTTCCAAGCTCCAAGAAGAGGTCGATTTGTTTGCAGAACAAAGAAAATCAAGCAAAGATGAAATTCAGGCAAAACAAGACGCACTTGATAGATTATTAGAGGAGAAATTACACGAAGAAGAACTTCTTAACAATAAAATCCAAACCTTAACAGTGTCTATGGAGGACCTTAACGCGTCTCTGAAACGGGCTGAGCAGGAAACGCAACTTAAGCAGGATCTGCTGGCTAAAACCCAGCAAGAGACCGCTCAAGAAAGGAATATACTTCAGCAACAAATTTTAAGCTGTCAGGAGGATGTGCAGAGGCTACAAGGAGAGATTTTGGAAAGAAATGAGCAGCTGGTTTTGGTCAACAATGCCAACACGCAACATTCAGAATCTCTTCAGCAAGAGATCAGCAGCCTAAAAGTTCAAATAGAAAGTCTTAATGACGCTTTGAGAAAAGCGGAGGAACAAGTTCTGACCCAGCAGGGTTTGCTTACAAAGCTGCAGGAAGAAAGCCGTCACCGGGCAGAGCTTCTGCAGCAACAGCTGTCTGCTTCTGAAGAGGAGGTAAAGGCCTTAAAGGAGTCAATCCAGGCGAAGGAAGATCAGATGCTGCTCATGAAAACCGAGAGTTCAGAGGAGTCTAACCGTCTGCACCAAGAGGTAACAGACTTGAAGACTCGTGTTGAGTGTCTTAATTCCTCATTGAAGACAGCTGAAGAGAACTTCCAGTCTAAGGAAAACCAGTTTGCTGAACAGCACCAACAAAGCATTCATCAAATAGAAACCCTTCAAAGGCAGGTGGTTGCTTCTCAAGATGAGATAAAGAAGCTAGAAGCAGAGATTGATGCTAGAGAGGAGCAGATGGTTCAGCTGAAGACTGAGACCTCTACTAAATCTGTGTTACTGCAGCAGGAGATCCAAGCTCTAAATGAGCAGATAAAAAGCATCTCTGCTTCTCTGGAGACTGCTGAGAACCAAATTAAAGCCAGAGAAGAACTCTTGACCAAGCAAGAACAGGAAAGTGCTCAGCAGATCGAAGAACTAAGGAACCACAGAACCGTTCTTGAGGATGATCTGAATCAACTAAAGCAAGACATTAAATCTAAAGAGGACGAAGTCCAAACATTGAAAGCTGATCACTGCAAAGAGTCAGGGACTCTGAAAGATGAGATGCATACTCTAAAGAATCAAGTTCAATGTTTGAGCGACTCCCTGAAGTCTGCAACAGACCAAATGCTGGCTAAAGAAAACCTGCTGGCTCAGAAAGAGATGGAGATTTCTCAGGAGAAAGATTCACTTCAGAACATGAGGGCAGCTTTTGAAGAAGAAACAACAAGATTGAGGGAGGAGATCCAGGCTAAAGAGGAACAGATGAGTTTCTTAAAACATCAAAGTTCAGAGCAAACTGATTTATTCCATAATGAGATTAAAGATTTAAAGTCTCAGGTTGAATGTCTTAGTACCTCACTGAGGGCAGCTGAGGAGAAATTACAGTTCAAGGAAAATCAGTTTGTAGAGCAGCAACAACAGAGCATTCAGCAAATGGAGGCTGTCCGCATGCAGATGGCTGCGTCTGAAGACGAGGTGAAGAAGCTAAAGGCAGAGATTGATGCTAAAGAGGAGCAGTTAGTTCAGCTAAAGACTGAGACGTCTGGTACTTCTGGGTTACTGCAGCAGGAGATTGATGCTCTAAATGAGCAGATAAAAAGCATCTCTGCTTCTCTGGAGACTGCTGAGAACCACGTTAGAGCCAGAGAAGAACTCTTGGCCAAGCAAGAACAGGAAAGTGCTCAGCAGATCGAAGAACTAAGGAACCACAGAACCGTTCTTGACCATGAGGTGAATCAACTAAAGCAAGACATTAAATCTAAAGAGGATGAAGTCCAAACATTGAAAGCTGATCACGGCAAAGAGTCAGAGGCACTAAACGGTGAAATGCAAGCTCTAAAGAATCAAATTCAATGTTTGAATGAAACACTCAAGTCTGCAACAGACAAAGTGCTGGCTAAAGAAAACCTGCTGGCTCAGAAGGAGATGGAAATTTCCCAGCAGAGAGATTCTCTTCAGAACCTCGTGGCCTCTTCTGGAGAGGAGAAGCAAAGACTCAGAGAAGAGGTGCAGGCCAGAGATGAACAACTTATTCTATGGAAAAGTCAAAGTTCTGAACAGACCGAGGTTCTGCACCAAGAGATAAATGAATTAAAGTCTCAGGTTGAAGGTCTTAGTTCCTCTCTGAGGACAGCTAAGGAGAACTTGCAGTCCAAAGAAAATCAGCTTGCAGAAGAACAGCAACAGAGCACTCAGCACAAAGAGGCCCTTCAGAGACAAATGGCTGCGTCTGAAGATGAGGTGAAAAAGCTAAAAGCAGAGATTGACGCTAAAGAGGAGCAGATGGTTCAGCTAAAGACTGAGACGTCTACTAAATCTGGGTTACTGCAGCAGGAGATCGAAGCTCTAAATGAGCAGATAAAAAGCATCTCTGCTTCTCTGGAGACTGCTGAGAACCAAATTAAAGTCAGAGAAGAACTCTTGGCCAAGCAAGAACAGGAAAGTGCTCAGCAGATCGAAGAACTAAGGAAACACAGAACCGTTCTTGACCATGAGGTGAATCAACTAAAGCAAGACATCAAATCTAAAGAGGACGAAGTCCAAACATTGAAAGCTGATCACTGCAAGGAGTCAGAGACTCTGAAAGACGAGATGCAAACTCTGAAGAATCAAGTTCAATGTTTGAGCGACTCTCTGAAGTCTGCAACAGATCAGGTACTGGCTAAAGAAAACCTGCTGGCTCAGAAAGAGATGGAGATTTCTCAGGAGAAAGATTCACTTCAGAACATGAGGGCAGCTTTTGAAGAAGAAACAACAAGATTGAGAGAGGAGATCCAGGCTAAAGAGGAACAACTTATCAGCCTGAAAGAAGAGGGTTCCATACAGTCAGAAAGGCTAGAGCAAGAAATTAAAGGTTTACAAACACAGCTTGGTGATATGGCCAAATCAGTGGAAACAGCTGAGGAAAATCTTCAGACTCAGATGGAGGTGCTAAATAAACAGCAGCAGGACAGTGCTGGTCAGAAGGAGCTTCTCCAGGAGCGGCTGTCTGCTTCCCAGGAAGAAACCAGGAAGATGAGAAGCGAGATCCAATCTAAGGAAGAGCAGATGGAGCTGCTGAAGACTGAAAATGCAGAGCAGGTGAACTTGTTGCGTCAAGAAATCCAGAGTTTAAATAAGCAGGTGGAAACTCTCCGTTCCTCAATGAGGAGCGCAGAGGAAGAAGTCTGCTCCCGGGAAGATCTTTTGGCTAAGCAACGTCAAGAAAACGCGGAACAGAGTCTGGAGCTCCAGAGCTTACAGGAGAATGtccatcaattaaaaaaacagctggaacAACTACACTCACACGAAGAGGAGATCGAGAGGTTAAGAGAGTCCCAGGCTGAGAAGGGAAACGAGCTCCTTGAAGCTGAAAACAAGCTTCAGGTTCTGCAGACAGAGTTGTCAGAAGCCAAGATGCTCATCGCGGACAGAGACCAGCATCTAAACACGCTGAGACAGGAACTTGAGCTTCAAGTTAACTTGTTGCATAAAGCAAAAGGAGAAGCCGAGGCCAGGGAGGAAGTCATGGCTGAGATAAAAGAGGAGAACTCCAGGCAGAAGGTGGTTCTCCAAAATGAGATCAAGGGGCTCAAAGGAGAATTGGAAACAATTTCTCAAAAGCTTTGTGCTAAAGAGCAGACGTTGATTGAAACCCAGCAAGAGTCCGAGAAGCAGGTGAGCAatctccagcagcagcttttactGGTAAAGGCAGACCTTAACCATCAAAAAGAGGCTCTAATCGCAAGCCTAGGAACAAAGGACGCCATGCAGGACTTGCAGTTGACCACGTTGAAGGAAAAAGAGGCTCTTTTTCAAGAAAAAGAAGCGCTCATGTCCAAGCTGGTCCAAGCAGAGGTGGACCAAAAAGCTCTGGAGAACCAGATCAAAGCCATAATCCTGGAGAAAGACGGACTTGCACAAGCCAACCAGGCcatggagagagagagtaacGCCTCTCGTAAATTGGAGGCCGTGCTGCAGAAAGAGGTTCAAATTCTGAAAATGGAGAAAGAGCAACTTTTgaagcagagagaaaagatgGAGGACTTTGAGCTCGTCAAGAGAGAGCTGGAACAACAACTTGCAGCAAAAACCGAGGCTGTTGACCACTACAAGGCTCAG GTGGAGCGAGCTGTGAGCCACTACAACAGCAAGAAACAACTTCTCCAGAAAAGTGAGGAGGAAAACCTGGAGCTCAAACAGGCTTTAGAGCTTAAAGACAACGAATTCAAAGCTATTCTCACGGAACATAAGGTGCTCCAGCTTGACTTGGAGAAAATCCAGACCAATGAGAAAAGGCTCAAGGCTCAGGTGGCCAGTTTAGAGGCACAG GTGGTCTATGCTGATCAAGTCCTTAGAGCACAAAATAAGATCCATGGTAATGGAGGTGGTGTGACGGACTCGGCTTATCCAGAGGGTCCCAGGACACACTCTCATGTTGGCGCTACAGTGCAGGTGAAGAGGTCCATGAGCTCTGACAGCCTGGATCAAAGTTCGCTGGACGATTCTCTGAACAGTACAAG GAAACTGTCTGCACCTGGTGAATCGAGCACACCGCTGGTTCGAAGCTCTGAACGTTTAGCAGCCAAACGTCGGGGCCTTCAGGCAGAGTCTCTGGAAACGCTCTACTTTACCCCAATTAACACCAGGCGGACTAAAAG GTCCAGTGACGAGTCTGACGTGGAGCTGAACTCGACCCATAAAAATCCAACTTCATCTATCAAACGACGCAGAACAACACAGGTCATAAACATCACCATGTCCAAG AAAACGCCAGGCCACGGCGAGGCCGACGAGACCTTTTACAGCTTGCATTCAGCTCGCTCACAACCAAACCTCAACGGTGCTCACTTTGCACAACCCATGTCCATGGAGGTGTTTAATACACCGGCTGGAAAGGCCAGTGCTGCCAGCGATCAGCTGATTGGTCTTCCAGGCTACAGACGGAGCACTGTCCACACACACA CTGCTAGTACCTTCTGTGTGGGAGCAGAGAACGAGCCTGATGGTGGACCTGAGGACTGGCTGAGGATCGCAGAGCTGCAGGCCAGGAACAAGGCCTGCCTCCCGCATCTGAAGAGCAGCTACCCTGTGGAGTCAGAG ACTGGCCAGGGCAGTGCATTAACTTTCACAGACGAAGAGCTCCGCACTGGAGATCCCTCTGATACAATCAGGCGGGCGTCCATGATGCCGGGCCAACTGCAGGACTCCCTGGTCTCCCATCGCCACTCCCTCATGGCGGCTCAGACGGGTGTTGCTACTCGTTCCCATCGTCTGTCCTTGATGCCCGGCCAGCTGCCTGCAAGACCAGCCCTCTCCTCTCAGCTGAAAAGCCCAAAGGGCTCCAAGCACTCTTCATCCAGCTTGTCTGTTCACCAGACTTCTGTTGAG